The following are encoded together in the Drosophila biarmipes strain raj3 chromosome 3L, RU_DBia_V1.1, whole genome shotgun sequence genome:
- the LOC108030570 gene encoding protein LSM14 homolog B isoform X8: MSGGLPELGSKISLISKADIRYEGRLYTVDPQECTIALSSVRSFGTEDRDTQFQIAPQSQIYDYILFRGSDIKDIRVVNNHTLPHHNDPAIMQAQLQNGPPQMPQHFPMPSGMNAPPQQQQQVPSQQQPPQMPGGGGSGGAGGAPGGGAPGYGNGNPFGNLGVPSLASMVGNTGGSLAPGSGAPGNGPFMHIGGNQQQQKPQQQKQPISVLDMLAGASRSTTPISLIVSPTAELTQQQQLHQQQNAGQGGNGRDAGHKRQNHQQHQNQQQAQQQRGGPSHNNMQQQQQRGGSGSDFYNQQRDRRDSGRQLDNNFSNNYNNNQRNRGGGGNGIQQQQQRGGNGGGGAGGGSGNGGGNNAAWNMHRGGQNSNNMMMRNRGMGSRGPMRPNQGYRPQSANQNKPRNKIKFEGDFDFEQANNKFEELRSQLAKLKVAEDAAAKPTTNSTATTATATNEQLNGETDKKDDSGNETGAGEHEPEEDDVAVCYDKTKSFFDNISCEAAQDRSKNKKNDWRQERKLNTETFGVSSTRRGSSYRGRNHYYNNNGNMGGAGNGGMNSGYGGAPGYNRNNYRMGGGGNFRNRSNNRNNGGGSRGGNGIPSITNGNANTAAALKAANNVGPGSNATDSNAPSATTTTTKSTSLLPEQTQKVAAVSQ, translated from the exons ATGAGCGGGGGATTGCCGGAGTTGGGCTCCAAGATCAGCCTCATTTCCAAGGCGGACATCCGATACGAGGGCCGCCTGTACACCGTGGATCCGCAGGAGTGCACCATTGCGCTCTCGAGTG TGCGGTCCTTCGGCACGGAAGATCGCGACACCCAGTTCCAGATAGCTCCGCAGTCGCAGATCTACGACTACATCCTCTTCCGGGGATCGGACATCAAGGACATTCGCGTCGTTAACAACCACACGCTGCCGCACCACAATGACCCGGCGATCATGCAGGCGCAGCTCCAGAACGGACCGCCCCAGATGCCGCAGCACTTCCCCATGCCCAGCGGGATGAACGctccgccgcagcagcagcagcaggtgccGTCGCAGCAGCAACCGCCCCAAATGCCAGGTGGAGGTGGAAGTGGTGGCGCCGGCGGTGCTCCCGGAGGAGGAGCCCCCGGCTACGGCAACGGCAATCCGTTCGGCAACCTGGGCGTCCCCAGTCTGGCCAGCATGGTGGGAAACACGGGCGGATCGCTCGCTCCCGGCTCTGGAGCCCCGGGCAACGGACCCTTCATGCACATCGGCGgcaaccagcagcagcagaagcccCAGCAGCAGAAACAGCCAA TTTCCGTTCTAGACATGCTGGCCGGAGCCTCGCGCTCGACGACGCCCATCAGCCTCATTGTGAGTCCCACGGCGGAGCTgacccagcagcagcagctacaCCAGCAGCAGAACGCTGGCCAGGGTGGCAACGGACGCGATGCAGGACATAAGCGCCAgaaccaccagcagcaccagaatcagcagcaggcgcagcagcagcgcggCGGTCCTAGCCACAACaacatgcagcagcagcaacagcgcgGCGGAAGTGGCTCGGACTTCTACAATCAGCAGCGGGATCGCCGTGACTCCGGTCGTCAGTTGGATAACAACTTtagcaacaactacaacaataaTCAGCGCAATCGCGGCGGTGGGGGCAATGGAatacaacagcagcagcagcgtgGCGGAAACGGCGGTGGCGGAGCCGGTGGAGGAAGCGGAAATGGAGGTGGTAACAACGCAGCCTGGAACATGCACCGCGGTGGCCAGAACTCGAACAACATGATGATGCGTAATCGTGGAATGGGATCCCGAGGCCCCATGCGACCCAATCAG GGCTATCGTCCGCAGTCGGCCAATCAGAACAAGCCTCGCAACAAGATCAAGTTCGAGGGCGACTTTGATTTCGAGCAGGCCAACAATAAGTTCGAGGAACTGCGCTCCCAGCTTGCCAAGCTCAAGGTGGCCGAGGATGCCGCCGCCAAGCCAACCACCAACTCGACGGCAAccactgcaactgcaaccAATGAGCAG TTGAACGGAGAGACGGACAAGAAGGATGACTCTGGCAACGAGACCGGCGCTGGAGAGCACGAGCCCGAGGAGGATGACGTGGCTGTGTGCTACGACAAGACCAAATCGTTCTTCGACAACATCTCGTGCGAGGCTGCCCAGGATCGCAGCAAGAACAAGAAAAACGATTGGCGCCAGGAGCGCAAGTTGAACACCGAGACCTTCGGAGTGTCATCGACCCGGCGGGGCAG CAGCTACCGCGGACGCAACCATTactacaacaacaatggcaacatGGGCGGAGCGGGCAACGGCGGCATGAACTCGGGGTACGGAGGTGCGCCCGGCTACAACCGGAACAACTATCGcatgggcggcggcggcaacttCCGCAACAGGTCCAACAATCGCAACAACGGCGGCGGCAGCCGTGGCGGCAACGGCATCCCAAGCATCACCAACGGCAATGCCAATACGGCTGCAGCACTGAAGGCGGCCAACAACGTGGGACCGGGGTCCAATGCCACGGACTCCAATGCACCGAGTGCCACAACCACGACGACAAAGTCGACGTCCCTCTTGCCAGAGCAGACGCAAAAGGTGGCGGCAGTTT CTCAATAG
- the LOC108030570 gene encoding protein LSM14 homolog B-A isoform X1, which produces MSGGLPELGSKISLISKADIRYEGRLYTVDPQECTIALSSVRSFGTEDRDTQFQIAPQSQIYDYILFRGSDIKDIRVVNNHTLPHHNDPAIMQAQLQNGPPQMPQHFPMPSGMNAPPQQQQQVPSQQQPPQMPGGGGSGGAGGAPGGGAPGYGNGNPFGNLGVPSLASMVGNTGGSLAPGSGAPGNGPFMHIGGNQQQQKPQQQKQPISVLDMLAGASRSTTPISLIVSPTAELTQQQQLHQQQNAGQGGNGRDAGHKRQNHQQHQNQQQAQQQRGGPSHNNMQQQQQRGGSGSDFYNQQRDRRDSGRQLDNNFSNNYNNNQRNRGGGGNGIQQQQQRGGNGGGGAGGGSGNGGGNNAAWNMHRGGQNSNNMMMRNRGMGSRGPMRPNQGYRPQSANQNKPRNKIKFEGDFDFEQANNKFEELRSQLAKLKVAEDAAAKPTTNSTATTATATNEQVGEKVEGVHTLNGETDKKDDSGNETGAGEHEPEEDDVAVCYDKTKSFFDNISCEAAQDRSKNKKNDWRQERKLNTETFGVSSTRRGSSYRGRNHYYNNNGNMGGAGNGGMNSGYGGAPGYNRNNYRMGGGGNFRNRSNNRNNGGGSRGGNGIPSITNGNANTAAALKAANNVGPGSNATDSNAPSATTTTTKSTSLLPEQTQKVAAVSQ; this is translated from the exons ATGAGCGGGGGATTGCCGGAGTTGGGCTCCAAGATCAGCCTCATTTCCAAGGCGGACATCCGATACGAGGGCCGCCTGTACACCGTGGATCCGCAGGAGTGCACCATTGCGCTCTCGAGTG TGCGGTCCTTCGGCACGGAAGATCGCGACACCCAGTTCCAGATAGCTCCGCAGTCGCAGATCTACGACTACATCCTCTTCCGGGGATCGGACATCAAGGACATTCGCGTCGTTAACAACCACACGCTGCCGCACCACAATGACCCGGCGATCATGCAGGCGCAGCTCCAGAACGGACCGCCCCAGATGCCGCAGCACTTCCCCATGCCCAGCGGGATGAACGctccgccgcagcagcagcagcaggtgccGTCGCAGCAGCAACCGCCCCAAATGCCAGGTGGAGGTGGAAGTGGTGGCGCCGGCGGTGCTCCCGGAGGAGGAGCCCCCGGCTACGGCAACGGCAATCCGTTCGGCAACCTGGGCGTCCCCAGTCTGGCCAGCATGGTGGGAAACACGGGCGGATCGCTCGCTCCCGGCTCTGGAGCCCCGGGCAACGGACCCTTCATGCACATCGGCGgcaaccagcagcagcagaagcccCAGCAGCAGAAACAGCCAA TTTCCGTTCTAGACATGCTGGCCGGAGCCTCGCGCTCGACGACGCCCATCAGCCTCATTGTGAGTCCCACGGCGGAGCTgacccagcagcagcagctacaCCAGCAGCAGAACGCTGGCCAGGGTGGCAACGGACGCGATGCAGGACATAAGCGCCAgaaccaccagcagcaccagaatcagcagcaggcgcagcagcagcgcggCGGTCCTAGCCACAACaacatgcagcagcagcaacagcgcgGCGGAAGTGGCTCGGACTTCTACAATCAGCAGCGGGATCGCCGTGACTCCGGTCGTCAGTTGGATAACAACTTtagcaacaactacaacaataaTCAGCGCAATCGCGGCGGTGGGGGCAATGGAatacaacagcagcagcagcgtgGCGGAAACGGCGGTGGCGGAGCCGGTGGAGGAAGCGGAAATGGAGGTGGTAACAACGCAGCCTGGAACATGCACCGCGGTGGCCAGAACTCGAACAACATGATGATGCGTAATCGTGGAATGGGATCCCGAGGCCCCATGCGACCCAATCAG GGCTATCGTCCGCAGTCGGCCAATCAGAACAAGCCTCGCAACAAGATCAAGTTCGAGGGCGACTTTGATTTCGAGCAGGCCAACAATAAGTTCGAGGAACTGCGCTCCCAGCTTGCCAAGCTCAAGGTGGCCGAGGATGCCGCCGCCAAGCCAACCACCAACTCGACGGCAAccactgcaactgcaaccAATGAGCAGGTGGGTGAGAAGGTCGAAGGCGTCCATACA TTGAACGGAGAGACGGACAAGAAGGATGACTCTGGCAACGAGACCGGCGCTGGAGAGCACGAGCCCGAGGAGGATGACGTGGCTGTGTGCTACGACAAGACCAAATCGTTCTTCGACAACATCTCGTGCGAGGCTGCCCAGGATCGCAGCAAGAACAAGAAAAACGATTGGCGCCAGGAGCGCAAGTTGAACACCGAGACCTTCGGAGTGTCATCGACCCGGCGGGGCAG CAGCTACCGCGGACGCAACCATTactacaacaacaatggcaacatGGGCGGAGCGGGCAACGGCGGCATGAACTCGGGGTACGGAGGTGCGCCCGGCTACAACCGGAACAACTATCGcatgggcggcggcggcaacttCCGCAACAGGTCCAACAATCGCAACAACGGCGGCGGCAGCCGTGGCGGCAACGGCATCCCAAGCATCACCAACGGCAATGCCAATACGGCTGCAGCACTGAAGGCGGCCAACAACGTGGGACCGGGGTCCAATGCCACGGACTCCAATGCACCGAGTGCCACAACCACGACGACAAAGTCGACGTCCCTCTTGCCAGAGCAGACGCAAAAGGTGGCGGCAGTTT CTCAATAG
- the LOC108030570 gene encoding protein LSM14 homolog B-A isoform X5 — MSGGLPELGSKISLISKADIRYEGRLYTVDPQECTIALSSVRSFGTEDRDTQFQIAPQSQIYDYILFRGSDIKDIRVVNNHTLPHHNDPAIMQAQLQNGPPQMPQHFPMPSGMNAPPQQQQQVPSQQQPPQMPGGGGSGGAGGAPGGGAPGYGNGNPFGNLGVPSLASMVGNTGGSLAPGSGAPGNGPFMHIGGNQQQQKPQQQKQPNMLAGASRSTTPISLIVSPTAELTQQQQLHQQQNAGQGGNGRDAGHKRQNHQQHQNQQQAQQQRGGPSHNNMQQQQQRGGSGSDFYNQQRDRRDSGRQLDNNFSNNYNNNQRNRGGGGNGIQQQQQRGGNGGGGAGGGSGNGGGNNAAWNMHRGGQNSNNMMMRNRGMGSRGPMRPNQGYRPQSANQNKPRNKIKFEGDFDFEQANNKFEELRSQLAKLKVAEDAAAKPTTNSTATTATATNEQVGEKVEGVHTLNGETDKKDDSGNETGAGEHEPEEDDVAVCYDKTKSFFDNISCEAAQDRSKNKKNDWRQERKLNTETFGVSSTRRGSSYRGRNHYYNNNGNMGGAGNGGMNSGYGGAPGYNRNNYRMGGGGNFRNRSNNRNNGGGSRGGNGIPSITNGNANTAAALKAANNVGPGSNATDSNAPSATTTTTKSTSLLPEQTQKVAAVSQ; from the exons ATGAGCGGGGGATTGCCGGAGTTGGGCTCCAAGATCAGCCTCATTTCCAAGGCGGACATCCGATACGAGGGCCGCCTGTACACCGTGGATCCGCAGGAGTGCACCATTGCGCTCTCGAGTG TGCGGTCCTTCGGCACGGAAGATCGCGACACCCAGTTCCAGATAGCTCCGCAGTCGCAGATCTACGACTACATCCTCTTCCGGGGATCGGACATCAAGGACATTCGCGTCGTTAACAACCACACGCTGCCGCACCACAATGACCCGGCGATCATGCAGGCGCAGCTCCAGAACGGACCGCCCCAGATGCCGCAGCACTTCCCCATGCCCAGCGGGATGAACGctccgccgcagcagcagcagcaggtgccGTCGCAGCAGCAACCGCCCCAAATGCCAGGTGGAGGTGGAAGTGGTGGCGCCGGCGGTGCTCCCGGAGGAGGAGCCCCCGGCTACGGCAACGGCAATCCGTTCGGCAACCTGGGCGTCCCCAGTCTGGCCAGCATGGTGGGAAACACGGGCGGATCGCTCGCTCCCGGCTCTGGAGCCCCGGGCAACGGACCCTTCATGCACATCGGCGgcaaccagcagcagcagaagcccCAGCAGCAGAAACAGCCAA ACATGCTGGCCGGAGCCTCGCGCTCGACGACGCCCATCAGCCTCATTGTGAGTCCCACGGCGGAGCTgacccagcagcagcagctacaCCAGCAGCAGAACGCTGGCCAGGGTGGCAACGGACGCGATGCAGGACATAAGCGCCAgaaccaccagcagcaccagaatcagcagcaggcgcagcagcagcgcggCGGTCCTAGCCACAACaacatgcagcagcagcaacagcgcgGCGGAAGTGGCTCGGACTTCTACAATCAGCAGCGGGATCGCCGTGACTCCGGTCGTCAGTTGGATAACAACTTtagcaacaactacaacaataaTCAGCGCAATCGCGGCGGTGGGGGCAATGGAatacaacagcagcagcagcgtgGCGGAAACGGCGGTGGCGGAGCCGGTGGAGGAAGCGGAAATGGAGGTGGTAACAACGCAGCCTGGAACATGCACCGCGGTGGCCAGAACTCGAACAACATGATGATGCGTAATCGTGGAATGGGATCCCGAGGCCCCATGCGACCCAATCAG GGCTATCGTCCGCAGTCGGCCAATCAGAACAAGCCTCGCAACAAGATCAAGTTCGAGGGCGACTTTGATTTCGAGCAGGCCAACAATAAGTTCGAGGAACTGCGCTCCCAGCTTGCCAAGCTCAAGGTGGCCGAGGATGCCGCCGCCAAGCCAACCACCAACTCGACGGCAAccactgcaactgcaaccAATGAGCAGGTGGGTGAGAAGGTCGAAGGCGTCCATACA TTGAACGGAGAGACGGACAAGAAGGATGACTCTGGCAACGAGACCGGCGCTGGAGAGCACGAGCCCGAGGAGGATGACGTGGCTGTGTGCTACGACAAGACCAAATCGTTCTTCGACAACATCTCGTGCGAGGCTGCCCAGGATCGCAGCAAGAACAAGAAAAACGATTGGCGCCAGGAGCGCAAGTTGAACACCGAGACCTTCGGAGTGTCATCGACCCGGCGGGGCAG CAGCTACCGCGGACGCAACCATTactacaacaacaatggcaacatGGGCGGAGCGGGCAACGGCGGCATGAACTCGGGGTACGGAGGTGCGCCCGGCTACAACCGGAACAACTATCGcatgggcggcggcggcaacttCCGCAACAGGTCCAACAATCGCAACAACGGCGGCGGCAGCCGTGGCGGCAACGGCATCCCAAGCATCACCAACGGCAATGCCAATACGGCTGCAGCACTGAAGGCGGCCAACAACGTGGGACCGGGGTCCAATGCCACGGACTCCAATGCACCGAGTGCCACAACCACGACGACAAAGTCGACGTCCCTCTTGCCAGAGCAGACGCAAAAGGTGGCGGCAGTTT CTCAATAG
- the LOC108030570 gene encoding protein LSM14 homolog B-A isoform X11, which translates to MSGGLPELGSKISLISKADIRYEGRLYTVDPQECTIALSSVRSFGTEDRDTQFQIAPQSQIYDYILFRGSDIKDIRVVNNHTLPHHNDPAIMQAQLQNGPPQMPQHFPMPSGMNAPPQQQQQVPSQQQPPQMPGGGGSGGAGGAPGGGAPGYGNGNPFGNLGVPSLASMVGNTGGSLAPGSGAPGNGPFMHIGGNQQQQKPQQQKQPNMLAGASRSTTPISLIVSPTAELTQQQQLHQQQNAGQGGNGRDAGHKRQNHQQHQNQQQAQQQRGGPSHNNMQQQQQRGGSGSDFYNQQRDRRDSGRQLDNNFSNNYNNNQRNRGGGGNGIQQQQQRGGNGGGGAGGGSGNGGGNNAAWNMHRGGQNSNNMMMRNRGMGSRGPMRPNQGYRPQSANQNKPRNKIKFEGDFDFEQANNKFEELRSQLAKLKVAEDAAAKPTTNSTATTATATNEQLNGETDKKDDSGNETGAGEHEPEEDDVAVCYDKTKSFFDNISCEAAQDRSKNKKNDWRQERKLNTETFGVSSTRRGSSYRGRNHYYNNNGNMGGAGNGGMNSGYGGAPGYNRNNYRMGGGGNFRNRSNNRNNGGGSRGGNGIPSITNGNANTAAALKAANNVGPGSNATDSNAPSATTTTTKSTSLLPEQTQKVAAVCE; encoded by the exons ATGAGCGGGGGATTGCCGGAGTTGGGCTCCAAGATCAGCCTCATTTCCAAGGCGGACATCCGATACGAGGGCCGCCTGTACACCGTGGATCCGCAGGAGTGCACCATTGCGCTCTCGAGTG TGCGGTCCTTCGGCACGGAAGATCGCGACACCCAGTTCCAGATAGCTCCGCAGTCGCAGATCTACGACTACATCCTCTTCCGGGGATCGGACATCAAGGACATTCGCGTCGTTAACAACCACACGCTGCCGCACCACAATGACCCGGCGATCATGCAGGCGCAGCTCCAGAACGGACCGCCCCAGATGCCGCAGCACTTCCCCATGCCCAGCGGGATGAACGctccgccgcagcagcagcagcaggtgccGTCGCAGCAGCAACCGCCCCAAATGCCAGGTGGAGGTGGAAGTGGTGGCGCCGGCGGTGCTCCCGGAGGAGGAGCCCCCGGCTACGGCAACGGCAATCCGTTCGGCAACCTGGGCGTCCCCAGTCTGGCCAGCATGGTGGGAAACACGGGCGGATCGCTCGCTCCCGGCTCTGGAGCCCCGGGCAACGGACCCTTCATGCACATCGGCGgcaaccagcagcagcagaagcccCAGCAGCAGAAACAGCCAA ACATGCTGGCCGGAGCCTCGCGCTCGACGACGCCCATCAGCCTCATTGTGAGTCCCACGGCGGAGCTgacccagcagcagcagctacaCCAGCAGCAGAACGCTGGCCAGGGTGGCAACGGACGCGATGCAGGACATAAGCGCCAgaaccaccagcagcaccagaatcagcagcaggcgcagcagcagcgcggCGGTCCTAGCCACAACaacatgcagcagcagcaacagcgcgGCGGAAGTGGCTCGGACTTCTACAATCAGCAGCGGGATCGCCGTGACTCCGGTCGTCAGTTGGATAACAACTTtagcaacaactacaacaataaTCAGCGCAATCGCGGCGGTGGGGGCAATGGAatacaacagcagcagcagcgtgGCGGAAACGGCGGTGGCGGAGCCGGTGGAGGAAGCGGAAATGGAGGTGGTAACAACGCAGCCTGGAACATGCACCGCGGTGGCCAGAACTCGAACAACATGATGATGCGTAATCGTGGAATGGGATCCCGAGGCCCCATGCGACCCAATCAG GGCTATCGTCCGCAGTCGGCCAATCAGAACAAGCCTCGCAACAAGATCAAGTTCGAGGGCGACTTTGATTTCGAGCAGGCCAACAATAAGTTCGAGGAACTGCGCTCCCAGCTTGCCAAGCTCAAGGTGGCCGAGGATGCCGCCGCCAAGCCAACCACCAACTCGACGGCAAccactgcaactgcaaccAATGAGCAG TTGAACGGAGAGACGGACAAGAAGGATGACTCTGGCAACGAGACCGGCGCTGGAGAGCACGAGCCCGAGGAGGATGACGTGGCTGTGTGCTACGACAAGACCAAATCGTTCTTCGACAACATCTCGTGCGAGGCTGCCCAGGATCGCAGCAAGAACAAGAAAAACGATTGGCGCCAGGAGCGCAAGTTGAACACCGAGACCTTCGGAGTGTCATCGACCCGGCGGGGCAG CAGCTACCGCGGACGCAACCATTactacaacaacaatggcaacatGGGCGGAGCGGGCAACGGCGGCATGAACTCGGGGTACGGAGGTGCGCCCGGCTACAACCGGAACAACTATCGcatgggcggcggcggcaacttCCGCAACAGGTCCAACAATCGCAACAACGGCGGCGGCAGCCGTGGCGGCAACGGCATCCCAAGCATCACCAACGGCAATGCCAATACGGCTGCAGCACTGAAGGCGGCCAACAACGTGGGACCGGGGTCCAATGCCACGGACTCCAATGCACCGAGTGCCACAACCACGACGACAAAGTCGACGTCCCTCTTGCCAGAGCAGACGCAAAAGGTGGCGGCAGTTTGTGAGTAG
- the LOC108030570 gene encoding protein LSM14 homolog B isoform X3, with translation MSGGLPELGSKISLISKADIRYEGRLYTVDPQECTIALSSVRSFGTEDRDTQFQIAPQSQIYDYILFRGSDIKDIRVVNNHTLPHHNDPAIMQAQLQNGPPQMPQHFPMPSGMNAPPQQQQQVPSQQQPPQMPGGGGSGGAGGAPGGGAPGYGNGNPFGNLGVPSLASMVGNTGGSLAPGSGAPGNGPFMHIGGNQQQQKPQQQKQPISVLDMLAGASRSTTPISLIVSPTAELTQQQQLHQQQNAGQGGNGRDAGHKRQNHQQHQNQQQAQQQRGGPSHNNMQQQQQRGGSGSDFYNQQRDRRDSGRQLDNNFSNNYNNNQRNRGGGGNGIQQQQQRGGNGGGGAGGGSGNGGGNNAAWNMHRGGQNSNNMMMRNRGMGSRGPMRPNQGYRPQSANQNKPRNKIKFEGDFDFEQANNKFEELRSQLAKLKVAEDAAAKPTTNSTATTATATNEQVGEKVEGVHTLNGETDKKDDSGNETGAGEHEPEEDDVAVCYDKTKSFFDNISCEAAQDRSKNKKNDWRQERKLNTETFGVSSTRRGSYRGRNHYYNNNGNMGGAGNGGMNSGYGGAPGYNRNNYRMGGGGNFRNRSNNRNNGGGSRGGNGIPSITNGNANTAAALKAANNVGPGSNATDSNAPSATTTTTKSTSLLPEQTQKVAAVSQ, from the exons ATGAGCGGGGGATTGCCGGAGTTGGGCTCCAAGATCAGCCTCATTTCCAAGGCGGACATCCGATACGAGGGCCGCCTGTACACCGTGGATCCGCAGGAGTGCACCATTGCGCTCTCGAGTG TGCGGTCCTTCGGCACGGAAGATCGCGACACCCAGTTCCAGATAGCTCCGCAGTCGCAGATCTACGACTACATCCTCTTCCGGGGATCGGACATCAAGGACATTCGCGTCGTTAACAACCACACGCTGCCGCACCACAATGACCCGGCGATCATGCAGGCGCAGCTCCAGAACGGACCGCCCCAGATGCCGCAGCACTTCCCCATGCCCAGCGGGATGAACGctccgccgcagcagcagcagcaggtgccGTCGCAGCAGCAACCGCCCCAAATGCCAGGTGGAGGTGGAAGTGGTGGCGCCGGCGGTGCTCCCGGAGGAGGAGCCCCCGGCTACGGCAACGGCAATCCGTTCGGCAACCTGGGCGTCCCCAGTCTGGCCAGCATGGTGGGAAACACGGGCGGATCGCTCGCTCCCGGCTCTGGAGCCCCGGGCAACGGACCCTTCATGCACATCGGCGgcaaccagcagcagcagaagcccCAGCAGCAGAAACAGCCAA TTTCCGTTCTAGACATGCTGGCCGGAGCCTCGCGCTCGACGACGCCCATCAGCCTCATTGTGAGTCCCACGGCGGAGCTgacccagcagcagcagctacaCCAGCAGCAGAACGCTGGCCAGGGTGGCAACGGACGCGATGCAGGACATAAGCGCCAgaaccaccagcagcaccagaatcagcagcaggcgcagcagcagcgcggCGGTCCTAGCCACAACaacatgcagcagcagcaacagcgcgGCGGAAGTGGCTCGGACTTCTACAATCAGCAGCGGGATCGCCGTGACTCCGGTCGTCAGTTGGATAACAACTTtagcaacaactacaacaataaTCAGCGCAATCGCGGCGGTGGGGGCAATGGAatacaacagcagcagcagcgtgGCGGAAACGGCGGTGGCGGAGCCGGTGGAGGAAGCGGAAATGGAGGTGGTAACAACGCAGCCTGGAACATGCACCGCGGTGGCCAGAACTCGAACAACATGATGATGCGTAATCGTGGAATGGGATCCCGAGGCCCCATGCGACCCAATCAG GGCTATCGTCCGCAGTCGGCCAATCAGAACAAGCCTCGCAACAAGATCAAGTTCGAGGGCGACTTTGATTTCGAGCAGGCCAACAATAAGTTCGAGGAACTGCGCTCCCAGCTTGCCAAGCTCAAGGTGGCCGAGGATGCCGCCGCCAAGCCAACCACCAACTCGACGGCAAccactgcaactgcaaccAATGAGCAGGTGGGTGAGAAGGTCGAAGGCGTCCATACA TTGAACGGAGAGACGGACAAGAAGGATGACTCTGGCAACGAGACCGGCGCTGGAGAGCACGAGCCCGAGGAGGATGACGTGGCTGTGTGCTACGACAAGACCAAATCGTTCTTCGACAACATCTCGTGCGAGGCTGCCCAGGATCGCAGCAAGAACAAGAAAAACGATTGGCGCCAGGAGCGCAAGTTGAACACCGAGACCTTCGGAGTGTCATCGACCCGGCGGGGCAG CTACCGCGGACGCAACCATTactacaacaacaatggcaacatGGGCGGAGCGGGCAACGGCGGCATGAACTCGGGGTACGGAGGTGCGCCCGGCTACAACCGGAACAACTATCGcatgggcggcggcggcaacttCCGCAACAGGTCCAACAATCGCAACAACGGCGGCGGCAGCCGTGGCGGCAACGGCATCCCAAGCATCACCAACGGCAATGCCAATACGGCTGCAGCACTGAAGGCGGCCAACAACGTGGGACCGGGGTCCAATGCCACGGACTCCAATGCACCGAGTGCCACAACCACGACGACAAAGTCGACGTCCCTCTTGCCAGAGCAGACGCAAAAGGTGGCGGCAGTTT CTCAATAG